Proteins encoded by one window of Longimicrobium sp.:
- the recO gene encoding DNA repair protein RecO produces MALVSTGALVLQTFPYSETSKVLRLYTSEFGLRSVIAKGALRPKSRFGGLLEPFTEGTASFYLRPGRDLHTLGGWDLVRSRQALGRSLPAFAGASLLAELVLRAGTEDPHPDVYSALATSWDDIAAAASTPAEAERIVLTGAWTLVSLLGFEPQTDACVVCGRPVPHDEPVRFDAGAGGVACTRCRPVGRILDPATRADVARMSRGHVPSAALASPGAHRALLRAFLEAQLAHDRPFRSLELFLEHAPPADEPG; encoded by the coding sequence GTGGCGCTCGTCAGCACGGGGGCGCTGGTGCTCCAGACCTTCCCCTACAGCGAGACGAGCAAGGTCCTGCGGCTTTACACCAGCGAATTCGGCCTGCGCTCGGTAATCGCCAAGGGCGCGCTGCGCCCCAAGAGCCGGTTCGGCGGTCTGCTGGAGCCCTTCACCGAGGGGACCGCCAGCTTCTACCTGCGCCCCGGCCGCGACCTTCACACGCTGGGCGGATGGGACCTGGTGCGCTCCCGCCAGGCGCTGGGCCGCTCGCTGCCTGCCTTCGCCGGCGCCTCCCTCCTCGCCGAGCTCGTCCTACGCGCGGGCACCGAGGACCCGCACCCCGACGTCTACTCCGCCCTCGCGACCTCGTGGGACGACATCGCCGCCGCGGCGAGCACCCCGGCGGAGGCGGAGCGCATCGTCCTCACCGGAGCCTGGACGCTGGTCTCCCTCCTCGGCTTCGAGCCGCAGACCGACGCCTGCGTGGTGTGCGGCCGCCCCGTTCCTCACGACGAGCCCGTGCGCTTCGATGCGGGCGCGGGGGGCGTGGCGTGCACCCGCTGCCGTCCCGTGGGCCGCATCCTGGACCCCGCCACGCGCGCCGATGTCGCCCGCATGTCGCGCGGCCACGTCCCCTCCGCCGCGCTCGCGAGCCCCGGCGCCCACCGCGCGCTCCTCCGCGCCTTCCTCGAAGCCCAACTCGCGCACGACCGCCCCTTCCGCTCCCTCGAGCTCTTCCTGGAGCACGCGCCGCCCGCGGACGAGCCCGGCT